The DNA region ATTCGGGCTCGTGCAGCACCGGCGCGAGGTCTAATTTGTGGGCCTTCCAGTGCTTGGCGGCCTGGGCGGTGTCGAGTGCGCCGACCTGTCCGACCATCTCGTTGACGGTGCGGAATCCCAACTGCGCCATCAGCTCGCGGACTTCCTCGGCGATGAACATGAAGAAGTTCTCGACGAATTCAGGCTTGGCGTTGAATCGCTTGCGCAATTCCGGGTTCTGCGTGGCCACCCCCACCGGGCAGGTGTCGAGGTGGCAGACACGCATCATGATGCAGCCCGCCACCACCAGCGGCGCGGTGGCGAACCCGAACTCCTCGGCGCCCAACAGCGCGGCGACCACGACGTCGCGGCCGGTCTTGAGCTGGCCGTCGACCTGGACGACGATGCGGTCCCGTAAACCGTTGAGCAGCAACGTTTGCTGGGTCTCCGCCAGGCCCAGCTCCCACGGAGCGCCCGCATGCTTCTGGGACGTCAGCGGGGTGGCGCCGGTGCCGCCGTCATGACCGGAGATCAGCACGACGTCGGCGTGCGCTTTGGAAACTCCGGCGGCGACGGTCCCGACGCCGTTCTCGCTCACCAGCTTCACGTGCACCCGCGCCTGCGGGTTCGCGTTCTTCAGATCGTGGATCAGCTGGGCCAGATCCTCGATCGAGTAGATGTCGTGGTGCGGCGGCGGCGAGATCAGGCCGACGCCGGGGGTCGAGTGGCGCACCTCGGCCACCCACGGGTACACCTTGTGCCCCGGAAGCTGGCCGCCCTCACCGGGTTTGGCGCCCTGGGCCATCTTGATCTGGATGTCGGTGCAGTTGGACAGGTAGTGGCTGGTCACGCCGAACCGGCCCGAGGCGACCTGTTTGATGGCACTGCGGCGCCAGTCGCCGTTCTCCTCGCGGTCGAACCGCGACACGGACTCACCGCCCTCACCTGAGTTCGACCGTCCACCGAGTCGGTTCATCGCGATGGCGAGCGTCTCGTGGGCTTCGGCGGAGATCGAGCCGTAGCTCATCGCCCCGGTCGAGAACCTCTTGACGATCTCGGCGGCGGATTCCACCTCGTCGATCGGTACGGACGCACGGTCACCCTCGCGGAACTTCAGCAACCCGCGCAGCGAGGCCATCCGCTCACTCTGGTCGTCGACCAGCGACGTGTACTCCTTGAAGATCGAGTACTGCCCGGTGCGCGTCGCGTGCTGCAGCTTGAACACCGTATCGGGGTTGAACAGGTGGTACTCGCCCTCGCGGCGCCACTGGTATTCGCCGCCGACCTCGAGTTCGCGGTGCGCCCACTCGTCGGGCCGGTCCAGGTAGGCCAGCGCATGCCGCGCGGCGACATCGTCGGCGATGTCGTCGAGGTCGATGCCGCCGACCGGACACGACAGTCCGGTGAAGTACTCGTCGAGCACCTTCTGGCTGATACCGATGGCCTGGAAGAGCTGGGCACCGGTGTAGGAGGCCAGGGTGGAGATGCCCATCTTGGACATCACCTTGAGCACGCCCTTGCCGGCAGCCTTGACGTAGTTGGCCTTGGCCTGATCGCTGGAGATGTCGGCGATCACTCCGCGATCGACCATGTCTTCGATGGACTCGAATGCCATGTAGGGGTTGATCGCCGCGGCGCCGAAGCCGACCAGGCACGCCATGTGGTGCACCTCGCGGGCGTCGCCCGCCTCGACGACCAGGCCGACCTGGGTGCGGGTGCGTTCCCGCACCAGGTGGTGATGCACGGCCGACACGCTCAGCAGCGACGGGATGGGCGCCATCTGCTCGTTGGACTCGCGGTCGGACAGCACGATGATGCGTGCGCCGTCGCGGATCGCCGACGACACCTTGGCGCGGACGTTGTCGAGCGCCTCCTTGAGGCCCTGACCGCCGCGGTTCACCGGGTACAGACAGCGGATCACCGCCGCGCGCAACCCGTGCTTGTGGCCCCGGATCTCGTGGTCGGGGTCGACACAGATCAGCTTCGAGAGCTCGGCATTACGCAGGATGGGCTGCGGCAGGACGATCTGCCTGCACGACGCGGCGCCCGGATTGAGCAGGTCGCCCTCCGGACCGACGGTGCCCGACAGGCTGGTCACGACCTCTTCGCGGATGGCGTCCAGCGGCGGGTTGGTCACCTGGGCGAACAACTGCTGGAAGTAGTCGTAGAACATCCGGGGCCGCGCCGACAACACCGCGACGGGGGTGTCGGTGCCCATCGACCCGAGGGCTTCGGCGCCGGTTCGCGCCATCGGCGCGACCAGCAGGTTCAACTCTTCGTAGGTGTATCCGAACGCCTGCTGACGCAGCACGACGCGGTGGTGCGGCATGCGCACGTAGTCACCCGGCGGCAGCTCGTCGACGTTGAACAACCCGGCGTCGAGCCACTCCCGGTACGGCTGCTCGGAGGCGAGTTCGGCCTTGATCTCCTCGTCGGCGACGATCCGGCCCTGCGCGGTGTCGACGAGGAACATGCGGCCGGGCTGCAGCCTCATCTTCTTGACGACGGTGGCGGGATCGAGGTCGAGGACACCGGCCTCCGACGCCATCACCACCAGGCCGTCACTGGTCACCCAGATCCGCGACGGGCGCAGGCCGTTGCGGTCCAGCACTGCGCCGATGACGGTTCCGTCGGTGAAGCACACCGACGCGGGGCCGTCCCACGGCTCCATCAGCGAGGCGTGGTACTGGTAGAAGGCCCGGCGGGCGGGGTCCATCGACTCGTGGCGCTCCCAGGCCTCCGGGATCATCATCAGCATGGCGTGCGGCAGACTGCGTCCGCCCAGATGCAGCAGTTCGAGCACCTCGTCGAAGCGTGCGGTGTCCGATGCCCCCGGGGTGCAGACCGGGACGATCTTGTCGAGATCCTGGCCGCCGAACACATCGGTCTTGATCAGCGCTTCCCGGGCCCGCATCCAGTTCTCGTTGCCGGTCACGGTGTTGATCTCACCGTTGTGCGCAACCCGGCGGAAGGGGTGCGCCAGCGGCCACGACGGGAAGGTGTTGGTGGAGAACCGCGAGTGCACGATGCCCAATGCGCTGGTCAGGCGGTCGTCCTGCAGGTCGAGGTAGAACGCTCGCAGCTGCGGTGTCGTCAACATCCCCTTGTACACGAAGGTCTGACCGGAAAGGCTTGGGAAGTAGACGGTTTCGCGGCCCGGGCCGTCCTGACCGGGCCCTTTGGTGCCGAGCTCGTGTTCAGCTCGTTTGCGCACCACGTAGGCGCGGCGTTCCAGATCCATTCCGGACGCGCCGGCGATGAACACCTGGCGGAAGGTCGGCATCGCGTCGCGGGCCAGCGCCCCGAGCGAGGAGTCGTCGGTCGGCACGTCGCGCCATCCGAGAACGTGCAGCCCCTCGGCCTCGGCGATCTTCTCCACCGACTCGCACGCGGTGGCCGCGTCCTTCGACGATTGCGGCAGGAAGGCGATACCGGTGGCGTAGGCGCCCGGTTCGGGCAGTTCGAAGTCGACGACCGCCCGCAGGAAATCATCGGGCACCTGCAGCAGGATGCCGGCACCGTCGCCGGTGTTCGGCTCCGCGCCCTGGGCGCCTCGGTGCTCGAGGTTCAGCAGGGCGGTGATGGCCTTGTCGACGATGTCGCGGCTGCGACGGCCGTGCATGTCGGCCACCATCGCCACGCCGCACGCATCGTGCTCGAACGCGGGGTTGTACAGCCCTTGACGACTGGGCGCCATTCCCACCTACCTTATTTTCGTGCACACGCCTTCGCGGAGCGCAGGGACGGCAACCGTCGACGAGAGCGTTAGCCGGTATGGCGATGGAGGTACCTTCGTGCAGCACCGAACGACGGCCCTTTTCCCACTCGCCACAAGTGGTGAAAACGATATGACAAAGGGCCACTGACATGCCAACTTAGTCCGCCCTAAGTAGATTCGCCGGCTGCGTCGTCCGGGCAATGCGTTCCCGCCCCGGTTACGGGCCAATAACGTTGCCGCGGCATCCTTTTCGCTGCGCCAGGAATCAGTGGCCACGGGTGAGGGAAAGATCACCCCCAGCGACCTGATCGAAAGAAACTTTGCTGTGCACATTTTTTTCTCATTCTGTGCTGCAACGACGCCGTCCGCAAAATTTGCGCAAAAGCTTAGTCGGATTCTTAGAAACCCGTCGCGGGGGCACCGGACATCGCCTCGGGCAACCGAATCGCCCGCGGTGTTGGCGGCGTGCCGTATTCCGCTGTCCGCCAGCGGTTTTGTCTGCCGCGGCGGAGGCCTGGGGCGCTTGCCGACGGCTCGACGGCTCCGGGTGCCGTGGCCGGGCATTCGATATACCCACCCCGGGTATGGGCTGATCGCGCCTGCCGTCAGGCTGCAGGGGTGCCTCACCCGCTGAACACCCCGCTCGGTCGCTTCGGGATCGACACCACCGACGAGGGCCCACAGCGCTGCGTCGCCTCCATTCCGGCCGCGGGCATGCTCAATCCGCTGACCGGCGCGCCGACGATCGCCCCGCTGGCGATGCTGGTCGACCATATCGGCGGTTTGAGCAATCACGGTCGCCGTGCGCCGCGAGAGTGGACGGTCTCGAGCGAGTTGTCCCTCGAGGTGACGCCCGACGCCGTCGACGTGATCAACCGCCACCCCGACGACCAGGTCGTGGGCACATCGCGCCCGCTGGGCCGGAAGGGCACTTCGGCGTTGGCGTTGTGTGAACTCAGCGTCGGCGACGACATCGTCGCGACCGCGACGGTCCGCTCCTTCTACATCAGCGTTCCCGACGACGTGGCCACGTGGCCCGACGGCCCCGCGGGGTCGACGGTCGGCGCGACGCTGGCCGAACTGATGGCAGTGCAGATCGGTGAAACCGGGGGAACCGCAACGGTTCTGATGCAGCACGACGACCCGGTTCTCAACAACGCAGTGGGCGCGGTGCACGGCGGGGTGTCGTCGATGGGACTCGAACTGGTCGGTTCCGCGGCACTGAATCGAGACGGCGCGGAAACGCTGTTCCGCACCGCCTCGCTCCGGGTGAATTTTCTACGGCCGTTCCACGGCGGCGCCGAAGCCCACTACGTCGCCAGACCGCTGCATGCGGGTCGCCGCAGCGGGGTGGCGGAGACGCAGGCAGTCGGGGCCGACGGCAGGGTCGCCTTGACGGCCCGACTGACCGCGTATCGGTGAATCTCTAGGACTTCTTCTTGGCTTTGCTCGCTGCAGCCTTCTCGCTGGCGGCGCCCTCGGTGACCAACTCGCCACCGGCGTTCTCCAGGTGTGCCCGCACGAACCACTGGAACTTCTCGAGTTCACCCGCGTGGCCGATCAGCATGTCCTCGGACACCGGATCGAGGTCGCCGAGCACCTCGATGCTCTTGCGGGTGTCCTCGACGACGCCGTTGTAGACCAGGTTGAGCGCGGCCAGGTGGGCCAGCACTGTGTCACGGTTGACCGAGTAGTCGTCCCAGGTGCGGTCGCTGATGATGGCTCCGGGAGTACCCAGCGGTGACTTGCCCAGGGCGGCGATGCGCTCGGCCACTTCGTCGGCGTATCCGCGAACCAGCTCGACCTGTGGGTCGATCATCTCGTGCACACCGATGAAGTTCGGGCCCACCACGTTCCAGTGGATGTGCTTGAGGGTCAGGTGCAGGTCGTTGTACCGGCTGAGCGCCTTCTGCAGCAGCTCTGCCACCTCGGCGCCGTCCTTTGCGGACATGCCGGGCACGGTGAATGAAGTCATGGTCAGCTCCTTCGCTTGTCCCGCGTCGTGTACCCGGGCGGACAAGGCGATAATCACGTGCGGGGAGCGTCACAGTTCGGCCAGATTCGGGATCGGCGCACGCGGCCCGAACCGCGGATTAACGGCGAGTCCACTGGCTTCCAGCGTCCGCACCGCCCGGTGCCGGTGCGGACGGACCGGCTCGAGCAGGTCGAGCATCTGTGCGTCGTCGATCGGGTGCCCGAGCAGGCTCCAACCGACCATCTTCGCGAGGTGATAGTCACCGACCGACAGCGCGTCGGCGTCGCCGAAGGCCCGCTGCGCCGTCTCGGCGGCCGTCCACTCCCCCACGCCGGGCAGCGACATCAACGCCGCACGCGCCGCTTCTGCGGGGCGTTTGACCAGCCTCTCCAGCGCATCCGCACGCTGGGCGCATCCCACCATCGTGCGGGCCCGGCCGGGATCGACGTTGGCCCGGTGGAACTCCCACGACGGGATCCGCCGCCAGGCGTCGGCGGTCGGCGGGACCCGCAGATGCGCAGGCCCCGGTCCGGGTGCCGGCGCGCCGAACCGGGTGACCAGGCGACGCCAGCCACGGTGCGCATCGATGCCGTAGACGCGCTGCTCCAAGATTGCGGGTAGCAGTGCTTCCAGGACGCGGCCGGTGCGACCGAGCCGTAGGTGAGGGACCCGACGCCGGGCCGCAGCGAGGGTCGGCTCGACGGGCTGGAACGCCGTCGCGTCGTCGTCGGCGCCCAGTAGAGCGGGCAACCCGTCGGTGAACTCGTCCGCACCCGGCCCCCAGGCTTCGCAGTCGACGGTGTCGGGCGCCCCCCGGCAGATCCGGGCCGTGACCGCGCCGCTGCGCATCACGCTGGTCCGCCAGATCGCCCCGTCGGCGCCGACGTGATAGCAGGGGTCTCCCCTGCCGCGACGTAACGGTGACAGCGTCAGACCCGGACTGGCGGGTCCGTCGAAGACCACGCTGGCCGAGCTGGGCACGACGCCAGCCTAGGCGTCTACACCGACATCGGCCTTGTCCGGATAGAACGCGACGTGACCTGCGATGGCGGCGACCGCGGGGAAGGGTTCCTCGTAGGTCCACACCGCGTCGTCGACGGTTCCTCCGTCAGCGGTCTGCAGGTGGTAGTAGCCGGCGTCCCCCTTGAACGGGCAGTACGTTTCGGTGTCGCTGCGGGTCAACTGGGCGACGACGTCGGCGATCGGGATGTACTGCACCGCGGGATAGCTGGCTTCCCGCAGGGTGAGCGCGGCATCGGATTCGGCGACCACTTGTCCGTGGATGCGGACGGTGACGCGGGCGCCTGTCGGTTCGACGGTGATGGGGTGCTCGGCTGTGGGTTCGAGTACGGGTCGGGTCACGTCGTCGTTCAACGACAGCGGTGGCCGATAACATCCCCGATATGACCTCATCGGCCGCACCCGACGCCCAGGGATCAGTCACGATCGCCGCCGACCCCGCCGCGGTGTACGCGTTGCTCACCGATCTGCCCACGCTGGCCGCTCTGGCCGAAGAAGCCGAGACGATGCAGTGGCGAAAGGGAGAGACCGCGAGCCCCGGGGCGGTGTTCTCGGGACAGAACCGCAACGGCTCCCACACGTGGACCACGAAGTGCACGGTGACCGCTGCCGATCCGGGCCGGGCGTTCGCCTTCGATGTACGGTCCTTCGGCATCGTGCCGATCGCCCACTGGCGCTACGACATCGCGGCGACAGATGTCGGCTGCACCGTCACCGAATCCGCATGGGACCGCCGACCCCGGTGGATTCTCAGGCCCGCGGCGCTGACCACCGGCATCAGGGACCGCACCGCCGCCAACACCGAACACATCAGGATCACCCTGCAGCGGCTCAAGGAGCGCGCCGAACAGATCTAGTGCGGACGCCCGGCGATCTTGTCGGCCACCACCGCGATCGGGGACGTGTGAGATCTCCCGCGGGCCTCGTGCCGGTCGGCGGCCTTGTACGCCAGGTACATTCCGCGCACTCCCAACCACCGCAGCGGCTCCGGTTCCCATGCGCGTGAGTGGTGACCGACCCACGGCAGGGCGGTCAGCGGCGTGGTCCGGTCCAGGATCAGATCGGCGAGGGTGCGCGCCGCGAGGTTGGTGGCCGTGACGCCGTGCCCGACATAGCCACCCGCCCAGCCCAGCCCGGTCGCCCTGTCGTAGTCGACCCCCGCCTGCCAGTCCCGCGGCACCGCCAGCACACCGCACCAGCCGTGGGCGATCGGCACGTCGGCGACCTGCGGGAGGATGGCGTGCAGGGTGTCGCGCAGGTGCGCGATGGTGTGTTCGGGCACCCGTCCGTCACGGTCGGTTCTGGATCCGAACCGGTACGGCACGCTGCGCCCCCCGAGGGCGATCCGGTCGTCGGCCGTGCGCTGGGCGTAGAAGAAGCCGTGCGCGGTGTCGCCCAGGGTCTCCCGGCCCTGCCAGCCGATCTCGTCCCAGCGTGCTGCCGGTATCGGGTCGGTGGCGATCATCGAACTGTTCATCGGGAGCCATCGACGCTTCAGACCGGGCAGGGTCGTGGTGAAGCCCTCGGTGGCGCGCACGACCACCGGGGCGCTGACCGTCCCCCACGTCGTGGATGCGCGGCCGGCGCTGATCTCGAGGACCGGGGAGCGCTCGTAGACGGCGACGCCGAGCCTTTCGACGGTGTCGGCAAGGCCCCGTGCCAGCATGGCCGGTTGGATTCGGGCACAGTGCGGATTGTGGTAGGCCGCGACGACGCCGTCGAGTCGAATGCGCTGGGCGGCATCCTCTTTCGTGAGCTCCTCGATACCGTCGATCTGCCAGCGCCGTTCGGCCTCCAGAGCTGCGGTCAGCCGCGACGCCTGGGCCGGATTGCGGGCGATCTCGAGGGTGCCGCCCTTGACGATCCCGGCGTCGATGGACTCGCGGGCGGCGACGTCGATCACCTCGTCGACGGCCTCGTTGAGCGCCCGCTGCCAGGCCACCACGCCGTCACGCCCGTGCCGGCGCGCCATCCGCTCCCGGTCGCCGGGAACCAGACCCGACAGCCAGCCCCCGTTACGGCCCGACGCCCCGAAACCGGCGAACCGGGCCTCGAGCACCACGATGCGCAGCCCGGGATCGGCTTTCTTCAGGTAGTAGGCCGTCCACAGCCCGGTGTACCCGGCACCGACGATGCAGACGTCGGCCTCACGGCTGCCGGGCAGCGGGTCCCGAGGGACCGGCGCACCGTCGAACCAGTGCGAGACGTGGCCGTTGATGGGCGCTCGGGTGGACACCTACCGATTGTGGCAGCCGGAGCGCGGTCCTCAACCGGCGGGCTTGCTCGCCCGTTTGGCAGCACGCAGGCCCACCCAGAACTTCGCGGCTTCCCGGATGGACTCCTCGACCGGCCTTGGCTGCCAACCCAATTCGCGCTTCGCCTTGCTGCAGTCGACGGGCGCCTCAGCGCGCATCAAGCGCAGCGAGTCCAGCGACAAGCGTTCGTCGGTGCCCTTCAACCGCGCTTTGACGCTGCCCATCGCCGCCAGCACGTAGGACAGCACCAGCGGCATCTTCTTCGTCGGCGCAGGGACGCCCGCGGCGTCGGCGGCGATCTGCACCACGTCGGCGTTGGAGATCATCCTCTCGGAGATCAGGTAGCGCTCCCCGACGCGGCCCTTCTCCGCTGCCAGCACCATGGCGTCGGCGGCGTCGTCGATGCCCACCGCTTCGAGTTCGATGCCGCTCATCACGAACGGCAGCTTGCCGAATGCCGCGCCGGCGATGATCGCGCCGTGCGGGGTGCGTCCCCAGTCACCGGCGCCGTAGGTCGTGGACACACACATGGCCACGGCGGGCAGCCCCCGGGAGCGGGCGTAGTCCAGCACCAGATCCTCGGCCTGCACTCGCGACCTGACGTACGGCGTCAATCCGCGGTCGGAGATGGTGTCCGACTCGGTGGCGACGCGGCCACGCCGACGTCCCACGGTCACATAGCTGCTGGTGAAGACGAACTTCTCCAGCCTCTCGGCGACAGCGGGTTCCACGGCGACGTCGAGGACGTTGCGGGTGCCCTCGACGTTGGTGCGGAAAAGCGGTGCGGGATCACGCAGCCAGCCGCGGGCGTCCACAACGCAGTAGTAGACGACATCGCAGCCGGTCATCGCCTGCCGCAGCACCGCGTCGTCCCAGATGTCCCCGATGAACCGCGTCACCGTCAGATCGTCGATGCCGATGGTGTTCGCGCCCTCGCGCACCATCACCCGCACGTCCCGGCCGTCGGCCACCAGCCGACGGGTCACGTGGCTGCCGAGGTAACCGTTGGCGCCGATCACGAGGACCGGGGCGAGCGAAGCGACGGGAGACGGTCCGGTCACTTCTGGGGCCCGAACTTGGCCATCCACTCCGCTGCGACATCGGGCAGCGTGCCGAGTTCCGCGGCCTTCCTGCACCACTTCACCGTCGTCGAGACGAACCGCAGCGGGTTGTAGATGTCCTCCTGCCGACACCATTTCCCGTCACCGGCGTAGGTGACGATCGAGATGTTGGTGGCGCTGATGATCGTGCCGTCCCCCGGGTCGCGCATCGGGTTGTCGAGTTCGCAGATGACGCGAGCCGAGGCTTCGTCGTAGACCCGCCACAGCGCCGGGAACGACGTCATGTAGCTGCCCGGGAAGGTCTCCATGGTCTTCCAGATCCAGGGTCGCACCTCCTCACGGCCGCGCATCGTCCCGGCCGCGTGCTCGATGTAGAGGATGTCGTCGGAGTACTGGTCAACCCATGGATCCCAGTCGCGGGTCTGCGCCGCGCGGTCGACCGTCCTCTCGAACTCCCCGAACGCAGCTACGAGTTCTTCCCTGGAGAAAGTGTTGGCCGCCACACCAGGAACTAGAACACGTTCTACCCGCGGTTGTCGAGCGCCGATCAGGCGAGGCTCAGCACACGCCGTGCGCCCAGCGGATTCTGCAGCGGGACATCCAGCCCCCCGAACACCGCGATCATGATGCAGGCCCGCCCCACCGCCTGGGGCAGCGTTCCGGAGCGCAGGTCGACGACCACGTCGTCGGCTGTTTCGTGGACGCGTGCGGTCACCCCGAAACACTCCGGAGTCCCGGTGGTGAAATGCAGGCGGACCACACGGTCGTCGGTGGTGCGGCTCCACGCCTCGGGGTGCATCGGGTGGCCGTCGACGATCGCCGGCTCGTCGGTGAACATCAATGCGGGAGTCCCTGCCAACACTTCCGGGACCGGGACCGGGATCGGCGGCGGTTCGGGCATCGGCTGGGCGGTCGCCGGTGCGGCACCGCATGCCATCGCGAGCACCAGAAAAACCGCAAGTACACCCGCACCGTTGCGCATGGCCCGAGCGTAATGCGGAGCCAACGATTCGGATTAAAACCGCAGCACAAACGGTTATACCGGCACTATGACACATAAATACAACAAGAACCCCGCGGCCGTCGCCGCGCTGTCACCCGAGCAGTACCGCGTCACCCAGACCGACGGCACCGAGCGGCCCTTCACCGGCGAGTACTGGGACAACCACGAACCCGGCATCTACGTCGACGTGGTGTCCGGAGAGCCGCTGTTCGCCTCGGTCGACAAGTTCGAGAGCGGTTCGGGGTGGCCGAGCTTCACCAAACCGATCCAGAGGCAGAACGTCGTGGAGAAGCGTGACTTCAAGCTCCTGCTGCCTCGCACCGAGGTGCGTTCCGCCCACGGCGACAGCCATCTCGGCCATGTCTTCAAGGACGGTCCGCGCGACGAAGGCGGCCTGCGGTACTGCATCAACTCGGCGGCCCTGCGTTTTGTCCACCTCGACGATCTCGAGGCGGAGGGGTATGCAGAGTACAAGGGACTTTTCATGAATCCGGCAGGAAAGGAACACAAGTGAGCGACTACAAGCGCGCAGTGTTGGCGGGCGGCTGCTTCTGGGGGATGCAGGATCTGATCCGCAAGCAGCCCGGCATCGTGTCCACCCGGGTCGGATACACCGGCGGCAAGAACGACCACCCGACCTACCGCAACCACCCCGGGCACGCGGAGGCCATCGAGATCGTCTACGACCCCGAGCAGACCGATTACCGGGCGGTGCTGGAGTTCTTCTTCCAGATCCACGATCCGACGACCAAGGACCGCCAGGGCAACGACGTCGGCACGAGCTACCGCTCGGAGATCTTCTACGTCGACGACGAGCAACGCCAGGTCGCCGAGGACACCATCGCCGACGTCGATGCATCCGGGTTGTGGCCGGGCAAGGTCGTCACCGCACTGAGCCCGGCGCCGGAATTCTGGGACGCCGAACCCGAGCACCAGGACTACCTGGAGCGCTACCCCAGCGGCTACACCTGTCACTTCCCGCGGCCGGGCTGGAAGCTGCCCAAACGCGCCGAGGTCTGATCCCGCGACAGTCAGACGGCAGGGCGGCGGCGGTGCAGGATGACGCGGCCGCCGTCCTTGGGGGTGTAGGCGACCCCCCGCGAGTGTGACTTCTCGTCCGCCTCGGTGGTCGTGCTGATCACGAAGTGCCGCAACACCGTTCGCAGCACCATGTCCATCTCGACGTTGGCGAACGCGGCGCCGACACAGCGGCGGGTGCCGCCGCCGAACGGAATGTGGGCGAAGGTGTTCGGCCGCTCGCCGATGAAGCGCTGAGGATCGAAGCGCTCCGGGTCCGGGAACTCCTGCAGCCGGTGGTGCACCTGACCGATCGCGACGACGATCGAATACCCCTGCGGGATGACCCAGTCCCCGAGCTGGAACGTGGGAGCGTAGACGTGCCTGCCGGCGAAGTCGATCACAGTGCGCGATCGCTGGATCTCCAGGATGGTCGCCTGCCGGTACTCGCCTGCGTCGGTGTCAGCCTCGGCCACCAACTCGGCCAGCACCTCGGGGTGGCGACTGATGCGCTCGAACGCCCACCCCAGGGTCGCTGCCGTGGTCTCGTGTCCGGCCGCCAGCAGCGTGAGCAGTTCGTCACCGATGTCCTGGCGCGACATCGTCGAGCCGTCCTCGTAGGTGCTGCGCAACAGCAGCGCGAGCACGTCGTCGCGCGTCTCGAAGTCCGGGTCGGCCTGCACCGCGTCGATCAGCCGACCGATCACCTCGTCGTACCGGCGCCGATAGGCGGCCAGCCGCCCCCAGGGACTGAATCGGCCGTAGGTGCGGGTCGGGGTCGGCAGCACCGCCAGGCGCGAACCGAGCGTGACCCACGGCGGAATGATCCGGCGCAACTCGTCGAGCTGCGCACCGTCGGCGCCGAACACCGCCCGCAGAATTGCGTTCAGCGTGATCCGCATCATCGGCTCGAGGGTTTCGAAGGCCTGCCCCTCGGGCCAGTCCGCGGCCTCGCGCAGCGTCTCCTCTTCGAAGATCTTTTCGTAGTTCTTGATGCTCTTTCCGTGGAACGGCGGTGTGAGCAGCTTGCGGCGGCGGCGGTGATCCTTCCCGTCGAGGGCGAAGACCGACCCCGAGCCGAGCACTCGGGACAGGTTGGGCTGGATGTTGCCCACATCGTCGGTGTTGGCCATGAACAACTGCTTGGCCAGTGCCGGGTCGGTGACGATCACCGTCCGTCCGAACACCGGCAGCGTCAGCGTGAAGACGTCACCGCAGCGGCGGACGATCTGCGCGACCGTCCACTTGCGGGAGACCGAGAAGCCGAGGCCCTGCAGGAACTTGGGCAGGGGCGGGGTCGGCGGCAACCGGACCGGCAGCGGCGGCGCGGCAGCTTCCGCGGGGTCGGTGGGGGCGGCTGGAGCCGGCGTCACGATCGTGGCTTCGCTCATCGGAATCTCCCGGTCGATCGGTGGTACTACGGTGTACCGCAGACTTCTCCGGTACGGTACCGGGTGGTACCACGACGGCGCAAGGGTGAAGGAGCGGTCATGACGACTCCGGTGCTCGCCGCGGTGGCCGACCGCCTTCTCGACGGCCTGGCCTCGTCCATCGGCGAACGTGGCTACCGGGACAGCACCGTCGCCGACATCGTGCGCCACGCCCGGACCTCCAAGCGCACCTTCTACGAACAGTTCGCCAGCAAGGAGGACTGTCTGATCGAACTGCTGCGCCGCAACAACGACGATCTGATCGCCGGCATCCAGGCGACCGTGGACGGGGAAGCGGACTGGCGGGTGCAGATCCGCCAGGCGGTCGGCGCATACGTCGACCACAT from Mycobacterium sp. DL includes:
- the msrA gene encoding peptide-methionine (S)-S-oxide reductase MsrA, yielding MSDYKRAVLAGGCFWGMQDLIRKQPGIVSTRVGYTGGKNDHPTYRNHPGHAEAIEIVYDPEQTDYRAVLEFFFQIHDPTTKDRQGNDVGTSYRSEIFYVDDEQRQVAEDTIADVDASGLWPGKVVTALSPAPEFWDAEPEHQDYLERYPSGYTCHFPRPGWKLPKRAEV
- a CDS encoding cytochrome P450 — protein: MSEATIVTPAPAAPTDPAEAAAPPLPVRLPPTPPLPKFLQGLGFSVSRKWTVAQIVRRCGDVFTLTLPVFGRTVIVTDPALAKQLFMANTDDVGNIQPNLSRVLGSGSVFALDGKDHRRRRKLLTPPFHGKSIKNYEKIFEEETLREAADWPEGQAFETLEPMMRITLNAILRAVFGADGAQLDELRRIIPPWVTLGSRLAVLPTPTRTYGRFSPWGRLAAYRRRYDEVIGRLIDAVQADPDFETRDDVLALLLRSTYEDGSTMSRQDIGDELLTLLAAGHETTAATLGWAFERISRHPEVLAELVAEADTDAGEYRQATILEIQRSRTVIDFAGRHVYAPTFQLGDWVIPQGYSIVVAIGQVHHRLQEFPDPERFDPQRFIGERPNTFAHIPFGGGTRRCVGAAFANVEMDMVLRTVLRHFVISTTTEADEKSHSRGVAYTPKDGGRVILHRRRPAV